One segment of Deltaproteobacteria bacterium DNA contains the following:
- a CDS encoding NAD-dependent epimerase/dehydratase family protein: MGQHGQTIAVTGACSYLGQRLLERLDSDRRWARVLALDVRPPPIPLDKCEYRRIDLTIPTVDGELAELFRAEGVDAVVHGAFLSHPTHATAWAHELEDIGTMHLLNACAEVPPSYLLLLSTTMVYGPHADNPNFLTEDHPLRGVPRSRWINDKVSAERQVARFADEQPEVTVGVLRFAPILGPTVSNFYTRFFSRPVAPVLMGYDPLMQFVHETDAADALDLAVAARARGPFNIVGDGVLPYRTILALMGKVPVPLPRPVAYSVSRALWATQVLDTPPNFLDYLRFLCVADGTRAAVELGFSPRYDIKATIQDFLGVADADGATDIARAQG; this comes from the coding sequence ATGGGACAGCACGGACAGACGATCGCCGTCACGGGGGCCTGCAGCTATCTCGGCCAGCGCCTGCTCGAACGTCTCGACAGCGACCGCCGGTGGGCCCGCGTGCTCGCGCTGGACGTGCGGCCGCCGCCGATCCCCCTCGACAAGTGCGAGTACCGCCGCATCGATCTGACGATCCCGACGGTCGACGGCGAACTCGCCGAGCTGTTCCGCGCCGAGGGAGTCGACGCCGTCGTCCACGGCGCGTTCCTGTCGCACCCGACGCACGCGACCGCGTGGGCGCACGAACTCGAGGACATCGGCACCATGCACCTGCTCAACGCCTGCGCGGAGGTGCCCCCGAGCTATCTGCTGCTGCTATCGACCACGATGGTCTACGGGCCGCACGCCGACAACCCGAACTTCCTGACCGAGGACCATCCGTTGCGAGGCGTGCCCCGGTCTCGCTGGATCAACGACAAGGTGTCGGCCGAGCGCCAGGTCGCCCGGTTCGCCGACGAGCAGCCGGAGGTGACCGTCGGCGTCCTGCGGTTCGCGCCGATCCTCGGCCCGACCGTGTCCAACTTCTACACGCGGTTCTTTTCGCGCCCGGTGGCCCCCGTGCTGATGGGCTACGACCCGCTGATGCAGTTCGTCCACGAAACCGACGCGGCCGATGCCCTCGACCTCGCGGTCGCCGCGCGCGCGCGCGGGCCGTTCAACATCGTCGGCGACGGCGTGCTGCCCTATCGGACGATCCTGGCGCTGATGGGCAAGGTGCCCGTGCCGCTGCCGCGGCCGGTCGCGTACTCGGTGTCCCGCGCGCTGTGGGCCACCCAGGTGCTCGACACGCCGCCGAACTTCCTCGACTACCTGCGCTTTCTGTGCGTCGCGGACGGCACGCGCGCCGCGGTGGAGCTGGGCTTCTCCCCGCGCTACGACATCAAGGCCACCATCCAGGACTTCCTCGGCGTCGCCGATGCCGACGGCGCCACCGACATCGCCCGCGCGCAGGGATAA
- a CDS encoding acetyl-CoA carboxylase carboxyltransferase subunit alpha: protein MPPEGNDRLVLDFERPVVDLERKIDELRHLSGTSVDFTAEIRKLEQKARKLQKEVFSDLSPIQKVQLSRHPARPYTLDYVALMMDDFLELHGDRSFRDDPAIVGGLARFDRWEVLVIGHQKGRTTRENMQRNFGMPRPEGYRKTARLMRLASRFRRPILTFIDTPGAYPGIGAEERGQSEAIAKNLQVMASLQVPIVATVIGEGGSGGALAIGVADRILMLEYAVYSVISPEGCASILWRDQAKASEAAAQLKLTAPDLVALGVCDEIVSEAPGGAHRDPALTASNLRVALKRHLSELERLDPATRIERRYQKFRAIGAFEEGEATAYPSSTR from the coding sequence ATGCCACCTGAAGGAAACGACCGTCTCGTCCTCGACTTCGAGCGCCCCGTGGTCGACCTCGAGCGAAAGATCGACGAGCTGCGCCATCTGTCCGGCACGTCCGTCGATTTCACCGCCGAGATCCGCAAGCTCGAGCAGAAGGCGCGCAAGCTGCAGAAGGAAGTCTTCAGCGACCTGTCGCCGATTCAGAAGGTCCAGCTTTCGCGCCATCCGGCGCGCCCGTACACGCTCGACTACGTCGCCCTGATGATGGACGACTTCCTCGAGCTGCACGGCGATCGGTCCTTCCGCGACGATCCGGCGATCGTCGGCGGCCTCGCCCGGTTCGATCGCTGGGAAGTGCTCGTGATCGGCCACCAGAAGGGCCGCACCACCCGGGAGAACATGCAGCGCAACTTCGGCATGCCGCGACCCGAGGGCTACCGCAAGACCGCGCGGTTGATGCGGCTGGCGTCGCGGTTCCGCCGGCCGATCCTGACCTTCATCGATACGCCGGGCGCCTACCCGGGCATCGGCGCCGAGGAGCGCGGCCAGTCGGAGGCGATCGCGAAGAACCTGCAGGTCATGGCGAGCTTGCAGGTGCCGATCGTGGCGACCGTCATCGGCGAGGGCGGCTCGGGCGGCGCACTCGCCATCGGCGTCGCCGACCGCATCCTGATGCTCGAGTACGCGGTGTACTCGGTCATCTCGCCCGAGGGCTGCGCGTCGATCCTGTGGCGCGACCAGGCCAAGGCGAGCGAGGCCGCGGCGCAGCTCAAGCTCACCGCCCCCGACCTGGTGGCGCTGGGGGTGTGCGACGAGATCGTCTCCGAGGCGCCGGGCGGCGCGCACCGCGACCCGGCGCTCACCGCGTCCAACTTGCGCGTCGCGCTCAAGCGCCACCTGTCCGAACTCGAGCGACTCGACCCGGCCACGCGGATCGAACGACGCTACCAGAAATTTCGGGCGATCGGCGCATTCGAGGAGGGGGAGGCGACCGCGTACCCGAGTTCGACTCGCTAG
- the mutL gene encoding DNA mismatch repair endonuclease MutL: protein MPAWYPRGMVSAGRIAVLDDLVVDQIAAGEVVERPASVVKELVENALDAGARHIRVEVERGGKDLIRVVDDGCGMTPDEAKLALQRHATSKIRRLDDLVSLATMGFRGEALPSIAAVSHLQLITRTRESDAAVRLRVEAGRLVGVDEVGAPVGTQVEVRELLRNVPARLKFLKGDATETSHVSDAVGRLAMAHPEVHVQLLSGGRRTIDAPPHTSGLERARCLLGARLAGRLHAAAGSENGVEVEAYLAAPELAQSTSRGLQLYVGRRAVRDRGLLHAVVMGYGELVAKGRYPVAVVFVRVPSPTLDVNVHPQKLEVRFSDPQAVYAAVRHTIARAVADAPWLREQIAVGSSPVRMEVIAASAPPATGLARSHARAQERTLLPLSARRPGGGWRVPPAVAPRAAEVPAGAARSGAAPGGAAGAAAAAVGGRGEAAAARARSEARRATVADGGTPAGGRGAAEAGAAPFFGALRYLGQLDKTYLVCEAAGELVLVDQHAAHERVAFQRLRDRYRERSMPVQRLLFPARVELSAAEAAVVDESAGDLAALGFELEPFGGATYAIKATPAGLRGEAPEQVLRDLLGDLAERGGSRAVTDRVDRLLATIACHSVVRAGDTLSPREAEALLASMDGVDYRAHCPHGRPVLLRISVAEIARRFGRT from the coding sequence ATGCCCGCGTGGTACCCACGAGGCATGGTTTCCGCCGGGCGCATCGCTGTACTCGACGACCTGGTCGTCGATCAGATCGCCGCGGGCGAGGTCGTGGAACGGCCGGCGTCGGTGGTCAAGGAGCTGGTCGAGAACGCGCTCGACGCGGGCGCGCGGCACATTCGCGTCGAAGTGGAACGCGGCGGCAAGGACTTGATCCGCGTGGTGGACGACGGCTGCGGGATGACGCCGGACGAGGCCAAGCTGGCGCTGCAGCGGCACGCCACGTCCAAGATCCGCCGACTCGACGACCTCGTCTCCCTCGCGACGATGGGCTTTCGCGGCGAGGCGCTTCCGTCGATCGCCGCCGTGTCCCACCTGCAGCTCATCACGCGCACGCGCGAATCGGACGCGGCGGTCCGGCTGCGGGTCGAGGCGGGCAGGTTGGTCGGCGTCGACGAGGTGGGCGCCCCGGTCGGCACGCAGGTCGAGGTGCGCGAGCTGTTGCGCAACGTGCCGGCGCGGCTCAAGTTCCTCAAGGGGGACGCGACCGAGACGTCGCACGTGTCCGACGCGGTCGGCCGTCTCGCGATGGCGCACCCGGAGGTGCATGTACAGCTACTATCCGGTGGCCGGCGAACGATCGACGCGCCGCCGCACACCAGCGGCCTCGAGCGCGCCCGCTGTCTGCTCGGCGCGCGCCTCGCCGGACGGCTGCACGCCGCCGCGGGCAGCGAAAACGGCGTGGAGGTCGAGGCGTACCTGGCCGCGCCGGAACTCGCGCAATCGACCTCGCGCGGGCTGCAGCTGTACGTGGGCCGCCGCGCGGTCCGCGACCGCGGCCTGCTGCACGCCGTGGTCATGGGCTACGGGGAGCTGGTCGCCAAGGGGCGCTATCCGGTGGCGGTGGTGTTCGTGCGGGTCCCGTCGCCGACGCTCGACGTCAACGTGCATCCGCAAAAGCTCGAGGTGCGCTTTTCCGATCCGCAGGCGGTCTACGCGGCGGTGCGCCATACGATTGCGCGCGCGGTCGCGGACGCGCCGTGGCTGCGCGAGCAGATCGCGGTCGGCTCGTCGCCGGTGCGCATGGAGGTGATCGCCGCGAGCGCGCCGCCGGCCACCGGGCTCGCCCGCAGTCACGCGCGCGCGCAAGAGCGCACGCTGCTGCCGCTATCGGCGCGCCGGCCCGGCGGCGGGTGGCGCGTGCCGCCGGCGGTGGCGCCGCGGGCCGCGGAGGTGCCGGCGGGCGCGGCGCGCTCGGGTGCCGCGCCCGGTGGCGCGGCAGGAGCTGCGGCGGCGGCGGTCGGCGGGCGCGGCGAGGCGGCGGCCGCGCGGGCGCGCAGCGAGGCGCGGCGCGCAACCGTCGCCGACGGCGGAACCCCGGCGGGCGGCCGCGGGGCCGCGGAGGCCGGCGCCGCCCCCTTCTTCGGCGCGCTGCGCTACCTCGGTCAGCTCGACAAGACGTATCTCGTGTGCGAGGCGGCGGGCGAACTCGTGCTCGTCGATCAGCATGCGGCGCACGAGCGCGTCGCATTTCAGCGGCTGCGCGACCGCTACCGCGAACGGTCGATGCCGGTACAACGGTTGCTGTTCCCGGCTCGCGTCGAGCTGTCGGCCGCGGAGGCGGCTGTCGTCGACGAGTCGGCCGGCGACCTCGCCGCGCTCGGGTTCGAACTCGAGCCGTTCGGCGGGGCGACCTACGCGATCAAGGCGACGCCGGCCGGCCTGCGCGGCGAAGCGCCCGAGCAGGTGCTGCGCGATCTGCTCGGCGATCTGGCCGAGCGCGGCGGTTCGCGGGCCGTGACCGATCGGGTGGACCGCCTGCTGGCGACGATCGCGTGTCACTCGGTGGTGCGGGCCGGCGACACGCTGTCGCCGCGCGAGGCGGAGGCGTTGCTGGCATCGATGGACGGGGTGGACTACCGCGCGCATTGCCCGCACGGACGGCCGGTGCTGCTGCGCATCTCCGTCGCCGAGATCGCGCGGCGCTTCGGCAGGACGTAG
- the miaA gene encoding tRNA (adenosine(37)-N6)-dimethylallyltransferase MiaA: MAPSAGRVSRCIRGGTQLQARAARGRPAATAATHSAAATAREARGTAGARRRAGMARLLWTRGRPIRSVAPAGGRPGPFRCAGRVPPGPFRRRAPAVWRGRRMAIMVHSRAVSAPRLVVLVGPTSAGKTALAMALAERAGGEIVSAGSQQVYRGMDIGTGKATAAERARVPHHVIDVVDPDEDMTAARFAALADAAIADIAARGRPAIVAGGTGLYVRALLYGLFPGPPADPDLRARLSREPVEALYARLRAVDPELAARVEPRDRKRITRALEVFEHTGEPMSAHQRRHDFRRVPPRYPARLVGLRPPRDALYARIDARVDRMIAAGWVDEVRALRERGYRPPLRSQQAIGYGELHRYLDGDLDLAAAIRLIQRNTRRYARRQLSWYQPHEGVRWYADASEVPIAALTEYLRTSNDHAT; encoded by the coding sequence GTGGCGCCGTCGGCCGGCAGGGTCAGCCGCTGCATCCGCGGCGGCACGCAGCTGCAGGCGCGCGCCGCGCGCGGCCGGCCGGCGGCGACCGCGGCGACGCACAGCGCGGCGGCGACCGCGCGCGAGGCGCGCGGGACGGCGGGGGCGAGGCGGCGCGCGGGCATGGCGAGGCTCCTGTGGACGCGCGGGCGCCCGATTCGATCTGTCGCGCCGGCGGGGGGGCGGCCCGGGCCGTTCCGATGCGCCGGCCGCGTTCCGCCCGGACCGTTCCGGCGGCGCGCCCCCGCGGTTTGGCGAGGCCGGCGCATGGCCATCATGGTACACAGCCGAGCCGTGTCCGCGCCGCGCCTCGTCGTCCTCGTCGGCCCCACGTCGGCGGGCAAGACCGCTCTGGCGATGGCCCTGGCCGAGCGCGCCGGGGGCGAAATCGTGTCGGCCGGCTCGCAGCAGGTCTACCGCGGCATGGACATCGGCACCGGCAAGGCGACGGCCGCCGAGCGCGCTCGTGTCCCCCACCACGTCATCGACGTGGTCGACCCGGACGAGGACATGACCGCGGCTCGGTTCGCCGCGCTGGCCGACGCCGCGATCGCCGACATCGCCGCGCGCGGCCGGCCGGCGATCGTCGCGGGCGGCACGGGGCTGTACGTTCGCGCGCTGTTGTACGGGCTGTTTCCCGGGCCGCCGGCGGACCCGGATCTGCGGGCGCGGCTGTCGCGCGAGCCGGTCGAGGCGCTGTACGCGCGGCTGCGCGCCGTCGATCCCGAGCTCGCGGCGCGCGTCGAGCCCCGCGACCGCAAGCGGATCACCCGCGCGCTCGAGGTGTTCGAGCACACCGGCGAGCCGATGAGCGCGCACCAGCGCCGGCACGACTTCCGCCGGGTTCCGCCGCGGTACCCGGCGCGGCTGGTCGGCCTGCGGCCGCCGCGCGACGCGCTGTACGCGCGCATCGACGCCCGCGTCGACCGCATGATCGCGGCCGGATGGGTCGACGAGGTCCGCGCGCTGCGGGAGCGCGGCTACCGCCCGCCGCTGCGCAGCCAGCAGGCGATCGGCTATGGCGAGCTGCACCGGTACCTCGACGGCGACCTGGACCTGGCCGCCGCGATCCGGCTGATCCAAAGAAATACGAGGCGTTATGCGCGGCGCCAGCTGTCGTGGTACCAGCCACACGAGGGGGTGCGGTGGTACGCTGATGCGTCCGAGGTACCCATCGCCGCCCTGACCGAGTACCTTCGCACGTCGAACGACCATGCCACCTGA